GGCGCGCGGGTCATCGTCGGCGGTTTGACCGGGGGTTGCGCGCAATTCGGCGTCCACGCCACTGATGCGATCGTGCCGATGCCCGATGCGCTCTCGTTCCCTGAAGCGGCGGCGTTGCGGGCGGCGTATCTGACGGCCTGGGTCGCCCTGGTGCGGTGCGGAGCGGCGCAGCCGGGACAGTGGGTGCTGATCCACGGCGCGGCCGGCGGGGTGGGGCTGGCCGCGGTCGATCTGGCGCGAGCGCTAGGGTTGCGCGTGATCGCTGTCGCCTCCAGCGAGGACAAGCGCCGGCGCATTGCGGACCTCTATGCGCCGGAGCATGTGCTGGCCGGCCCGGCGGGCTTCCGCGAGGCGGTGCTCGACATCACCGGCGGCCGCGGCGCCGACCTTGTCTATGATCCGGTCGGGGGCGATGCGTTCGACGAATCGACGCGCTGCATCGCGTTCGGCGGACGCCTGCTGGTGGTCGGTTTCGCCAGTGGGCGGATTCCGGACATTCGCGCCAATATCCCGCTGATCAAGGGCTTCTCCGTGGTGGGCGTGCGCGCCGGGGAGTTCGGACGCCGCTTTCCCGATCTTGGTCGGGAGAACGTGGCGGCCATCGTCAGGCTGGCCGGAGAAGGACGCATTCGCCCGCATGTTCACGCGGCGCTGCCGCTGTCGCACTGGCGCGAGGCCTTCGAGGCGATGGAAAACCGCACGGTCATCGGACGCACCGTGCTGTTGCCGCACGCGGATTGATTCCGCGAAACGGGAACGGGCGCAAAAAAAGGGCCGCTCCGTTGCCGGGCGGCCCTGAATAGTTTGGGAGAGGATGCCTGAAAGGCCCGCCCTATGTGCGTTTCAGACCGTTTCAGCGCAAGTGCGAAAGTTAACGGAACGATTGCGTTTTATGCACTTACTGGCGCCGAAGTGCAGGTTTCTTGCGCTCCCGCTGTGTGAAAAATGCGTTAAAACATGGCGTTCATTCGTATGCGCAAGGTTTGGCTCGCGCGGTCCGATGCAGTGGGCGCAATTCTGAAACGGAACAGGACGCGGCTGTTTGCGCGCGGTTTCGCACCTGCAGGCAGGGCATGCGGGGAGGCATTGCCATGCCCCGACTCAATTGCTATGAAATATAACATATTGGGAGAGTCGCTCATGATCTTCGAACGTTTGAACCCCCTGACGGGCGCGGTCGCCTCCTCGGCGGAAGCCATGAAAGCCGGTGATATTCCCGCCATAGCGGCGAAGGCCGGCGCGGCTTTCCCGGCATGGGCGGCGATGGGGCCGAACGCCCGGCGCGCGGTGCTGATGAAAGCCGCCGCCGCGCTCGAGGCGCGCAAGGACGCCTTTGTCGAGGCGATGATGGGCGAGATCGGCGCCACCGCCGGCTGGGCCATGTTCAACCTGGGCCTTGCCGCCAGCATGGTGCGCGAGGCGGCGGCGCTGACCACGCAGATCGCCGGCGAGGTGATTCCATCGGACAAGCCCGGCTGCCTGTCGATGGCGTTGCGCGAACCGGTGGGCGTGATCCTGGGCATCGCGCCGTGGAACGCGCCCATCATCCTGGGTGTGCGCGCCATCGCCGTGCCGCTCGCGTGCGGTAACGCGGTGATCCTCAAGGCCAGCGAGACCTGCCCGCGCACGCACGCGCTGATTATCGAGGCTTTTGCCGAGGCCGGGTTCCCCGATGGCGTGGTCAACGTGGTGACCAACTCGCCGGCGGATGCGGCCGAGGTGGTGGGCGCGCTGATCGATGCGCCGGAAGT
The Novosphingobium sp. EMRT-2 genome window above contains:
- a CDS encoding NADPH:quinone oxidoreductase family protein produces the protein MQALEVSTLTPDLTGLGLVARPVPEPGDGQVLVRIEAAALGFPDLLMTRGGYQAKPPLPFVPGMEAAGTVVAAGAGAEWEKGARVIVGGLTGGCAQFGVHATDAIVPMPDALSFPEAAALRAAYLTAWVALVRCGAAQPGQWVLIHGAAGGVGLAAVDLARALGLRVIAVASSEDKRRRIADLYAPEHVLAGPAGFREAVLDITGGRGADLVYDPVGGDAFDESTRCIAFGGRLLVVGFASGRIPDIRANIPLIKGFSVVGVRAGEFGRRFPDLGRENVAAIVRLAGEGRIRPHVHAALPLSHWREAFEAMENRTVIGRTVLLPHAD